Below is a window of Undibacterium sp. YM2 DNA.
AATACAAGGTCAGTGGTTCATGGAAAGAACCCACTGTAACTAAAATTGAAGGCCGTGACAGCCCGTCGGCGATCAAGGCAGCAAGCAAGCCTTGAGTAAGCTCAGTATGGAGCCATGTGCTCATGTGACGGTAGCGTCATTTTTAAAAGAGGGTGATATGAAGATAGCAGCAATACAAATGATATCCACGCCCGTGCTGGCAGAGAACATGGCAACTGCCAGACGCCTGTTGCAGGAAGCGGCAGCCTCAGGCGCGAAATTATTATTACTGCCAGAATACTGGCCCCTGATGGGCTTGCAGGAAACCGATAAGGTGGATATTGCCGAGCCTATAGGGCAGGGACCCATGCAGGCCTTGATGGCCGAAATGGCGGGTACTCTGGGTGTCTGGCTCATCGGTGGCACCATCCCTCTGCAGGCCGCTGAACCTGGCAAGGTCTTGAATACGACCCTGGTCTATGATCCTCAAGGGCAACAGATTGCGCGCTACGACAAAATTCATTTATTTGGATTCAGCAAGGGTGAAGAGTCGTATGAAGAGGCGCGTACTATCGTCGCCGGTAACCAGGTCAGCAGTTTTGATGCAGGTTTTGGCAAGGTGGCGCTGTCTATCTGCTATGACTTGCGTTTCCCTGAATTATTCCGTGCGCTGGGAACCAGCTCCCTGATCGTTGTGCCTGCTGCATTTACCTATACGACAGGTCAGGCGCACTGGGAAATACTGTTACGTGCCCGCGCGATAGAAAACCAGTGTTATGTGCTGGCTTGTGGCCAGGGCGGCAAGCATGTGAATGGCCGTCGTACCTGGGGGCATAGCATGCTGATCGACCCTTGGGGCAAGGTCTTGAATGTACTGGAAGAGGGCGAGGGTATTGTCAGTGGCGACATTGATGAAAGCCTGATTGCCAGCATACGCGAAAGTTTGCCAGCATTGCGCCATCGCAAGTTATGAAGCTAGTGCGGGGATAAGGTGGCAATCAGCGGATTGAGCAGACCAGAGAAACCCGCAGATGCTCTACAATGTCAGTGTGTGCGCC
It encodes the following:
- a CDS encoding carbon-nitrogen hydrolase family protein; this translates as MKIAAIQMISTPVLAENMATARRLLQEAAASGAKLLLLPEYWPLMGLQETDKVDIAEPIGQGPMQALMAEMAGTLGVWLIGGTIPLQAAEPGKVLNTTLVYDPQGQQIARYDKIHLFGFSKGEESYEEARTIVAGNQVSSFDAGFGKVALSICYDLRFPELFRALGTSSLIVVPAAFTYTTGQAHWEILLRARAIENQCYVLACGQGGKHVNGRRTWGHSMLIDPWGKVLNVLEEGEGIVSGDIDESLIASIRESLPALRHRKL